One Chitinivibrionales bacterium genomic window, CCGTTCCCGGCCGACAATGCATGGTATTTTGTGCGCGGCGGGGGCGGCGCCCTGCGCGTGCTCGTGGTGGGCGAGCCGGACGAATGCTTTCCCGTCGCCGCCGCGTTCAATTCGCTGGGCGCGTCGCAATGGGCGGCCAAGAGCCGGCAGGCCCATATCGTATCGTACGACGACATCGATTCCGCGGCGCTCGTGGTGCTTTGCGGGGTGAGGCAGCTGTCGCCGCCGCTTGCCATCCTGCTGCACAACCGGTCGTTCGGCCAGAAGGCGATCCTGTTTTCGCCGGCGACCGACAGCGCATACGCAAATGTAAACGGGACGATCCTTCCGGTGCGCGATCCCGCGTCATGCGCCGTGGTTTATGACCCAAAGCCGCACGCCGTTGTCCTGCCCGACACGGTGTCCCAGTTGTTTTCCGGGTTCAAGCGCCTCAAGGACGCGGACGCGGCGGTGTCCCGCTACTGCACCGGGCTGCCGGGCGGCGCGCTGCTGCGTCTTGACAACGGCAAGCCCTTTGCGACCCACCTCGTCGACTCCATGGGGAATTCCTGGGTGATGGCCGCGGCGCCGCTCGGCATGGCGCGCGAGGCGAGGCCCGGCGGAGCCCTGTTCGAAACCGGGCTGTACGTGCCGCTGCTTGACAGGCTGGCAAAGTTCGCGCTGTCGGCGATCCAGAAGGGACAGCAGTCATGGGTCGCGGGCGTTCCCGCGAAAAACCCCTTTTTCGGCGCCAAGCGCGGCGCGCTCGTGTTCGACGCCGCCGGAAAACTCATTTCGCGTTGGTCAAGCCAGCCGCTCGTTGCGTTTTCGTCGCCCGGCCATTACCGCATCCAGCCCGACGGCCAGCCGTCGTTCTGGGTGGCGGTTGAAATGGACACCGCAGAGGCAGACTTCACGTACAGGGCGCCCGTCATCCCCGCTTCAAAAGCCGCGTCGGTAAAATTCCTCTCTTCCCGGCAGTTCGGGGCGTTTGTAAAATCCAGACGGTCTGGTTCTTATTCACAATGGGTCTGGATTGTTCTGGGCTTGCTTCTTCTCGCAGAGGTGTTTTTGTGGGAGAAGAAACGAATGCCTTCAAGTTTGCAAAAATAAAAGTATCTGGTGGGGGAGGGCTCCCCCTCGCTTTGGCCCGGTCGCTCCTCGTTTTTACCTTTTGTTTCCCATCCGCAATTATGTGCGACCGGTCCTCCGCTGCCCCCTCCTGGGTGCAGCCGGGAACCATCCGCTGCAAGCCCGAACCTGCCGCTGGGCGCGCCCTTGTAGCCCTTGATTACCATGGCATTCCATGTGATTGTAATTCATCACGCCCATTTCACAAAAACAAATAGTACCATAAAACTCATCAGGGGAAACTTTTCCCTCATAGATCATTTATTTTTTATATTGAAATCATGAACAAAGCCAATCATCCATATCT contains:
- a CDS encoding BatA domain-containing protein, which encodes MSGISFVHPEFLWALSGLAIPVIVHFLNRKRSRRLEFSTIRFFSAGAVSTSRMRRIKRLLLLLVRMAAIAAVVVIFSGPYSAKDPFMVLSNPGASVYAFVDPTMSMDYRDAGMPLWKKSFFLCDTLSQYLPAAAKRYLYNEGRSEFVQVKSFGAPPEPFVRHGPADIDKMAFALPGSTGRGAGMAALAVLSDFQQNIGGPLDTMLVRVSLPVLLVSVAPSEPRNCGIRDVSLSAANRSVITVRVACQGRNLDSAGISVSAGGMRCGRAAVSAGPGRAENVPVTVTADLQNPLGTVTLDCDDPFPADNAWYFVRGGGGALRVLVVGEPDECFPVAAAFNSLGASQWAAKSRQAHIVSYDDIDSAALVVLCGVRQLSPPLAILLHNRSFGQKAILFSPATDSAYANVNGTILPVRDPASCAVVYDPKPHAVVLPDTVSQLFSGFKRLKDADAAVSRYCTGLPGGALLRLDNGKPFATHLVDSMGNSWVMAAAPLGMAREARPGGALFETGLYVPLLDRLAKFALSAIQKGQQSWVAGVPAKNPFFGAKRGALVFDAAGKLISRWSSQPLVAFSSPGHYRIQPDGQPSFWVAVEMDTAEADFTYRAPVIPASKAASVKFLSSRQFGAFVKSRRSGSYSQWVWIVLGLLLLAEVFLWEKKRMPSSLQK